The nucleotide sequence TCGTCCAATGCGAATTCTCCACCAATCGTGCGGCGGGCGGAGTAGGAGGTTATGGCCCGCTGATGCCCGAACCTGCCCCGGGCGGTTCGGCTCAGGGCGGAGGGCTTTATGGCACCAACACCACGCTGCAGCTGCAGGGCTGCCGTTTTGAGGGTAACACCTGTCTCGGTGGGAGAGGGGGGGAACGAAGCGGGACGTTCCTTCTCTCCAACTTCGGATCCTCTCGCGGAGGCGCTGTCTATACGATTGACGGGAACGCGGTCATCACCGAAGCGACGCTCGTGCAAAACCGAAGTCTATCCGGTGCACCGGCCACTGGCGGAGCCATCCATCAGGAGGGTGGCACCCTGATGCTCCGCAGGGCTTCGATAGAGAAAAATTCCGCCGAAGGTGCTGACACGATTTCACGCTATGGATTGGGTTCAAGCAGCATTGGAGGAGGCATTTTTAGTCATGGCCAGTTGCTGCTCTCCGAATGTCAGTTCCTCGGTAACACGTCATTCTCCCGCGGTGTTGACAGCGCAGCAGGCGGCGTCTACAGCAGCGCTGGAGCTTCAATCGATGGGTGTTACTTCGAGTCGAATCGGTCGTTCACCATGTCGATGGGACGTATTTGCGGGACTGACTGCCGTGGAGCTCGCTATGGACTGACTTACGGAGGGGCACTCTTCAATACGAACACTCTTGTCCTCATCAATTCTTCGTTCGTCGGTAATATCGCCGAAGGAGGGGTATTCGAGCAAGCGTGGGATCTGCGCGCCTTTGGAACGAATGCCTTTGGAGGCGGGCTTGCCAATTATGGCGTGTGTTACACGACGAACAACACTTTCGTGCTAAACGCGGCCAGGGGAGGACCGATGAATGGGGGCGATGGGTTCGGAGGCGGGATCTGCAACCTCTCCGGCGAACTCTTTCTCAATCACGCAACCTTTTTCCAAAACCAGGTCAGCGGGGCGGAAGCGAGCGAACTCACGGGTGCCTTGCCGGGGAACGGGTTCGGCTCACAGCTGTTCAACGGTGCCGGGAGAGTCACTCTTGCCAATTCGATCCTGGCCGATACCAAACCCAGCACCAACTGCGTGGGAACGATTTTGGACGCCGGAGGCAACTTAAGTTCCGATCTCAGCTGCCAATTTACCAGTGGCTTCAACGGACTCAATCCACGCTTAGCTCCACTGGCCCGCTATGGCGGAACAGTTCCACTCCTAGCTCTCCTCCCCGGAAGCCCAGCAATCGATGCAGGGGATGGTCACCTTTGCGCCCCGGCTGACCAACGCGGTTTTCCTCGTCCTTCAGGAGCGCAGTGTGATATCGGCGCTTTCGAGGCTCATGGCGAACTTGCCGCTGAGTCACTCTTTCAGGAATGGGCAGATGAATCCCACCTGCGCCTCATCTACGTCGGAGCCACCGGATCGACTCGAAGGCTCGAATCGTCGCCTGATCTCGATCTCTGGACCCCATGGGGTCCGGACTTCTCATTAGGGGATCAGGGCTGGTTTCAAACCGATGTGCCCGTGCAATCTCAGGACTCCCTGCGTGCCTTCCGGGTTCAGGTGCCGTAGGTTCTGTCGGCAGATAGATTGAGTGCAGTTCGTAGCTCCGTCGGTCCGTACTTCTCGTCTTGTATCGAACCCCAAAACTCGGGAAGATTTCTCCCATGACCGACGTCACCTCTCGATTGGATCGCTTCCTTCGTCAAATACCCCAGCTGGGTCAGGGGGTCTACATCGCCAAAGGTGCGGTGGTCACCGGAGCCGTCAAGCTCGGAGACCACTCCAGCATTTGGTACAACGCGGTGCTGCGCGGAGATATCGACCGCATCGAAGTCGGACATCACACCAATATCCAAGATAATGCAGTCCTCCATGTAGCCGATGACCTGCCCTGCCTGATTGCGGACTATGTGACGGTGGGCCACTCGGCCAACGTGCACGCCTGCACGATCGGGTCTCGCACCCTGGTCGGAATGGGAGCCATCGTGCTCGATGGCGCGGTGGTGGAGGAGGAATGCATCATCGGCGCTCATGCCTTGGTGCCTCCTGGAAAACGAATTCCGGCGGGTTCCATGGTGGTGGGCATCCCCGGCAAAATCTCGCGGGCGCTCAGCCCCGAAGAGCGGGCAGGACTTCGTTATTGGGCCGACAAGTATGTCGACAACGCCGCCTATTGCCTCCAGCACGGCATCAACCTAGGCAAGCCCCTTTAACCACGGATTTCGCCGATTCCACGGATCGGATCAGAACCGCCCAATTCCTCTTCCCATCCGTGCATTCCGTGCAATCCGTGGTAAAGCCATTCCCCGTTATAGGTTTGGCCCAGAGCCCAGCTCAACGGAACATGCCCGGAGGCAGGCCTTTCGGCATAGCCCCAGCACCCATCTTGCCGAACATTTTCTGGAACTTGCTGAACTTCTTCATCATCTGCTGCATCTGATTGAATCGATTCAGCAGGTTGTTCAGCTCCGCCACCGTCACGCCGCTGCCCTTCGCGATCCGTTTCCGGCGACTGGCGTTAAGAATGTTGGGGTTCTTCCGTTCCTCCAAAGTCATCCCGCAGATCATCGCCTCCATGTGCGAGAATTCCTTCTCCTGTTTGGAAAGGTCGGCCCCCTTGAGCATCTCACTTCCCCCGGGCAGCATGCCGACGATCTTATCTAGAGGCCCGAGCTTCTTCATCTGGCGGAGCTGATCAAGAAAATCTTCGAGGCTGAAATGCCCCTTCTTCATCTTCTCTTCCAGCCGACGCGCATCCTCTTCGTCCACCGCCTCGGCCGCGCGCTCCACCAAGCTCACCACGTCGCCCATCCCCAGAATACGGGACGCCATCCGCTCCGGATGGAACGGTTCAAAATCCTCGAGCTTTTCACCCACACCCATGAACTTAATGGGCTTCTGGGTGACCGACTTCATGCTCAGGGCCGCACCGCCGCGCGTATCGCCATCCAACTTGGTGAGAATCGACCCGGTAATGCTGAGGGCCTGATCGAAATGGGTGGCCACATTGACAGCCTCCTGGCCGGTGGCGGCATCGAGCACGAGCAGAATTTCGTCGGGCTGAATCAGGTTCTTCAAGCGAACCAGCTCTTGAATCAAAGGCTCATCGATCTGCAGCCGACCGGCGGTGTCGAAGATGACCAGGTTGCAGCCGAGCGCCTGGGCCTGCTCCATCGCGAGTCGGGCGATGACCAGCACATCGGTCTCCCCCTTCTTGATGAAGACCGGAACGTTGAGCTGCTGCCCCAGCTTTTCCAGCTGGTCCATCGCGGCCGGACGATAGACGTCCGCGCCGACGAGCAACGGCTTGCGATCCTGCTTCACCAGCCAGCGGGCGAGCTTGCCGGACGACGTGGTCTTGCCCGATCCATGCAAGCCCACCATCATCAACACGCCCGGGGTCTTCTTGAATTCGAGTCCCGAATTGGTCGCTCCCAGCAGACTGACCAGCTCATCGTGAATGATCTTAATGATCTGCTGGCCGGGATGAACGCTCTGAATGACCTCCTGGCCCAGGGACTTCTCCTTGATCTTATCGAGGAACTCCTTGACCACCTTGAAATTGACGTCGGCATCCAGCAGCGCCATCCGGACCTCGCGCAACGAGTCCGCCACGTTGTCTTCGGAAATCTTGCCTAACCCACGCAAATTCCGGAACACGTTCTGCAGCTTACCAGATAAGGATTCGAACATTCGGAAAGGTTAGAACAACCCAATCCAGCCAGTCGAGTGCGAAGGAGGAAGGGATCCCCGCTCCGCCGTGGGG is from Verrucomicrobiales bacterium and encodes:
- the ffh gene encoding signal recognition particle protein; this encodes MFESLSGKLQNVFRNLRGLGKISEDNVADSLREVRMALLDADVNFKVVKEFLDKIKEKSLGQEVIQSVHPGQQIIKIIHDELVSLLGATNSGLEFKKTPGVLMMVGLHGSGKTTSSGKLARWLVKQDRKPLLVGADVYRPAAMDQLEKLGQQLNVPVFIKKGETDVLVIARLAMEQAQALGCNLVIFDTAGRLQIDEPLIQELVRLKNLIQPDEILLVLDAATGQEAVNVATHFDQALSITGSILTKLDGDTRGGAALSMKSVTQKPIKFMGVGEKLEDFEPFHPERMASRILGMGDVVSLVERAAEAVDEEDARRLEEKMKKGHFSLEDFLDQLRQMKKLGPLDKIVGMLPGGSEMLKGADLSKQEKEFSHMEAMICGMTLEERKNPNILNASRRKRIAKGSGVTVAELNNLLNRFNQMQQMMKKFSKFQKMFGKMGAGAMPKGLPPGMFR
- a CDS encoding gamma carbonic anhydrase family protein; this translates as MTDVTSRLDRFLRQIPQLGQGVYIAKGAVVTGAVKLGDHSSIWYNAVLRGDIDRIEVGHHTNIQDNAVLHVADDLPCLIADYVTVGHSANVHACTIGSRTLVGMGAIVLDGAVVEEECIIGAHALVPPGKRIPAGSMVVGIPGKISRALSPEERAGLRYWADKYVDNAAYCLQHGINLGKPL